The genomic segment ATGCCGCAGCCAATCACCATCACCACGTCGATATCCGTCACCTCGGCACGGCTCACAGCATGGAAGCCCACGCTCATCGGCTCAACCAGTGCACACACCTTAGGTGTCAGGCTGCCAGCCGTGATCACCTTCTCCCAGGGCAGCACGATATATTCCATCATGGCACCATTGCGCTGCACGCCCAGTGTCTCGTTGTGCTGACAGGCGTTCACGCGGCGGTTGCGGCACGATGCACACTTGCCGCAGTTGGTATAGGGGTTGCAGGTCACCACCATGCCTGGCTTCAGGTTGTCGGGCACGCCAGCGCCCACAGCCTCGATCACGGCACCCACCTCATGACCTGGAATCACAGGGTTCAGTGCCATTGTGTTGCGTCCCATAAACGTGTTAATGTCCGAGCCGCAGAAGCCCACATAGTGCAACTTCAGCAGAACCTCGCCCTGGGCCAGAGCCTGGGGCTTTTCTATGTCTATAACATTCAACTCCTGCTGATGTGAAATCTGAATTGCTTTCATGATTCTTACTTGTTAACCTTTAATAGTGATTTATATTTGTATCCATAGAAGGCACACACAGCGAAACAAACCAGGGGCACGATGTAGGCCACCTGATAGAACGTCTCGTTCTGGTGCATGATGTAAGCCGTGAACTGAGGCACGCAGGCGTTGCCCACGATGGCCATCACGAGGAAGGCCGAGCCCGACTTCGTCTGTTCGCCCAGGCCGTGCAGGGCCAGTGAGAACTGCGTGGGATAGATGATGCTCATGAAGAACGACACAGCCAGCATGGCATAAAGTCCTACATAGCCGCCAAAGCTCATGATGACCACACACAGCACCACGTTGGCCAGTGCATAGAAGGTGAGCATCTTCGTGGGTTCAATCTTAGCCATGATGAGAGTGCCCACCCATCGTCCCAGCAGGAAGGCCAGCATATAGAGGCCGAAGAACGTGGTGGCAGTATCTTCGTCGATGCCGGCGTAGGTGCAGCAGTAAACCAGAAACAGGCTGTTGATGGCTGTCTGACCGCCGTTATAGAAGAACTGTGCGATGACGCCCCAGCGCAGGTGTGGCTTCTTCAGTGTCGAGAAGTCGATGAGCTTACCTTTCTTGTCCGTGCTCTCGTCGCCCACCTTAGGCAGTTTCACCACGATGAGCATCACGGCCACAGCAATCAGCACGAGGGCCAGGATGAGGTAGGGCAGCTTCATCGCGTCCGTCTCGGTCTGGATAAAGCCCTCCCATCCGCCAGGATAGTCGGCAGGGATGGTCTCGCGTGTAAAATCGTTGCCGCTCAGCACCAGCTTACTCAGAAACATGGCCGATATAAAGGCGCCCAGTCCGTTGAACGACTGTGCCAGGTTCAGGCGTCGTGGAGCCGTCTCTGCGTCGCCCAATACGGTGACGTAGGGGTTGGCTGCCGTTTCAAGGAAACACATGCCCGTGGCGATGACGAAGAAGATACAGAGATACACGCCATAGCTCTTCACCTGAGCTGCAGGGAAGAACAGCAGTCCGCCGCAGGCAGCGATGAGCAGACCCGTGACGATGCCCACCCTATAGCTGAATCGCCTCATGAACATGGCGATGGGGATGGGGCATATAAAGTATGCCAACCAGTAGGCGCTCTCAGTAAACGAGGCTTCGAAGGTGTTCAGTTCGCAAGTCTTCATCAGCTGGCGAATCATCGTAGGCAGCAGGTTGCTGCTGATGGCCCAGAGGAAGAACAGGCAGAAGATAAGGCCCAGGGCAAGTTGATTCTTTTTCATTGTCGGTTGTTAGTTATTTATTGCTTATATCGTCGTGGTTAGTTATGAGTTGGCCCAGGTCACGCGCTGCTGGTCGCCAATAATCTCCTGAACCTCCTTCACCAGGTTCCAGTCGGGCTCCTCGTTGGCCCATTCAATGTTGCGACGCACGTTGGCAGGGTTGGCCGATGAGAACAGGGTTGAGGCAATGCGAGGGTTGCTCACAGAGTATTGCACAGCCAACTTCTCGATGGGATAGTTCTTGGCGTTGCAGTGCTCGGCAGCCTTCTGACAGGCCTCCACCAGCGCCTTGGGTGCAGGATGCCATGCAGGCACGCCACGCTGCGACAGCAGTCCCATGCTCAGGGGCGATGCGTTGATAATGCCGATGCCCTTGGCCTCGAAGAAATCCAGATAGTCGGTCAGGGCGTCGTCGTTCAGGGTATAGTGGCAGAAGTTTAGGATGCTCTCCACGGGCACTCTCTCGGCCACCCATTTCAGGTTCTCCAGCTGCAGGTCGGTGATGCCCACATGACCCACCACACCCTTGTCTTTCAGTTCAAAGAGGGCGGGCAGGGTCTCGTCCACCACCAGTTGCAGGCCTCCAGGACGAGCCGCCTGAAACTCAATATCGTGTACGTTAATGAGGTCGATGAAGTCGATACCCAGGCGCTCCATACTCTCATAAACGCTGTCGGTGACGCGCTTGGCAGAGTAGTCCCAGGTGTTCACGCCGTCCTTGCCGTAGCGTCCCACCTTGGTGCTCAGGTAATACTTGTCACGTGGAATGTTGCGCAGGGCTTTGCCCAGCACGGTCTCGGCCTTGTAGTGGCCGTAGTACGGACTCACGTCGATGAAGTTGATGCCACCCTCGATGGCTGCCTCAACGGCTTCAAAACTCTCTTTCTCGTTGGTCTCGCGAAAGACGCTGCCCAGCGACGATGCGCCAAAGCTCAGGTGGGAAATCTTCATTCCCGTCCGTCCTAACTCAGTGTACCTCATGTTATAATTCTTAATTGGTTCTCAGTTTGTTATTCATGGTACCCCGACCGAGAATCGAACTCGGAACTAAGCTTTAGGAGAGCCTTGTTATATCCATTTAACTATCAGGGCATCAAAAAAATCAGATGCAAAGGTACTAAAAAAAGTGAAAAGAGAGGGCTGAAAAGTCATTTTTTTCCCTTTTCCGCCCTCTCTTTGTTGTTTTTGTCCTATTCTTGTGTTCTGTTCATACTTCTTGGCCAATGTATTATCCACGCTACCACCATTTGGTATCCACACTACCGACCTTTGGTAGGCACACTACCGACCTTTGGTAGGCACACTACCACGGCTTGGTAGCCTGGCTACCAACGCTTGGTAGTGTGGCTACCAAGCTTTGGTACTGAGAGTACCAAGGGGGTTGGTACTAAAAATACCAGAGGGGTTGGTACTGTGAGTACCAGCCCCTTGGTACCAAGGGTTTTGGAGAATTTGGCGCTAAAAAATGCTTTTGTTTTTATTGAGCAGTCAGGGCTTTAATCTGCTCAGGGGTCAACTGGCCTGAGTCGATAAAGTGCTGCATGATGTCGTAGAGCTTGCGCTCCATCTGCTCTGTGATGGTATAATCCCATTTCAGGGCCTCCTCTATGCTGACGCGCACACCACCTTTGTTGCCACTGTTGTCCAGGCAATAAAGCGTGATGTCGGGATGCTGTTCCTGCAGATAGGCAATGCGCTTGCGGAAATGGGGATAGCAGTAGATATAGTAATGATAGCTCATGGAGCGGTTGGTCCGCATCATGCGGTTTATCACATTCGTAAAACCTGTTTCTGGATCGTTGTGCACAAACACCACGCTCACTTTGAAGCCACGCTCCTGCACCATCCTCAGGCGCGTCTCGAACGATGGGATGCTGATGAACGCTCCATCGTAAACCAGTCCGGCACGGTCCACCAGCTCTTTCAACTTGGGATTGTTTCTCAGGGAGGTCGACTTGCCAGCGCCTGTCGAGCCCATCATAAAGAAAATGGTCTTGTTGTGCTCGGCCTCGGCACGGTTCAGCAACTTTATCAGCACCAGACTGTCTATCTGTCGACTTGCCATGATATAGTCGGTCACGTTCAGTCCGTTATAGCCAATGCATCTCAGTCCCTCGCGCACGTTGTCTGGGTCGAGTATGTTGCCACTTCCTGTCAGATAGGCATCGGCCAGCGAGTCCAGGTGCTCGCCCACCCATTGATAGGCGGCCTTGCCCTTGATAACGACTTTCGCAGAGTCGACACTTTCGTTGCTGGCGCTGCTGAGGCCTGCTGCCGACACGATGGTCTGGCAGAGAACCAGTAGTACTAGTAGGAATAGCTTCGTCTTATTTCTCATGGTCCACTTATATATATATTAATATGGTGTATGTTTCTCGTTTGCAAATATACGACTAATTCTTAAAAATACAAAAAATCATCATAATTATTCGTATCTTTTTTGTTCTTTACATCAAAATCTTTAACTTTGTGGCGATTTTTGAAATTATTTGAAATGATGAAGTACACCTTAACTAAATTGTTAATCATATCTGTAGCATTGTGTCTCACCTCATGTGCTACTATCGTAGACGCGATAAATGGAAGTAAGGCGAAGCTGTCCTTTGAGGGAAATATTGATACGCCTGTTTCCATTCAAACGAAGGACTCGACCTATCAGCAGGTGATGCTGCCTCAGGTGGTGAAGATTTCAAGCAACGACCTGAAAGTGCCCATCACCGTGTCTGTTGACTCGGCCAACGCAGTGCAGGCCATTCCTGGAGAGAAATTCAATAACTGGGTATGGGGAAATTTTGTGGCTGGTGGTATCTTTGGCGTACTGATTGACGTGGGGGCAAAAAAGACTTCTGTTTCTCGCTATAACCGTTTTTATATAAGCAAGCGTGACTCGCTGGGCGTGCCCATCTACAGCGTGACGGGCTATCCCCTGGAGCAATCGAAGAAGCTGAGTGATAGCAAATTCCGTCGCCACGAGATAGGATGTCATTTGGGGATTGGTGCCAGTGTCGATAAGGGCAGGATGCGGAAGATGGAAGATTATCTGGAAAAGAATCTTGGCTATGAACAAGGTTTTCTCTGTGGCTACCCGGGGGCTGCGTCAATAGGCCTTCACTACAGCTACTATCTGAGCAGGAAGTGGGCCATAGGTTTTAATTATGCATACGCTGCTGGGCGTTCAAATCCGTATTGGAAATATGACGAATTGATCTCTACAGACGATGCAGAGGGATGTGATGTCCTGGTGCGCTCTCATCTGTTGATGCCCTCTGTAAAGCATCTGTGGTGGGAAGACACCAAAGCTGCCATCTATACGAAAGCAGCACTTGGTCTTCAGTATCGTCGCCTTTTTTATAATTTCTATGACGAAGAGCCTGAAGTTAGCTTGCCAGAGGACAAAAGCTGGAAACTGGCTTACCAGTTCTCGGCTGTAGGCGTGGAATTCGGTTCTAGTTGGCTTCGCGCCTATTTTGAGTTGGGCTATGGCAACGAGGGTGTCGTCCTTTTAGGCTTTAGAACAAGGTTCTAACGTAATTATTTAATCAAAATATGAAAAAAGTTGGATTGTTAATCTTAAACTGTCTTATTGGTTTGTCCTGTTTTGCAGGATTGCCAAGCGACACAACCTATTATTATTATCACGATGCTTCTCTTGATAAGGTCTTAGAAAGCAAAACTTCTTTTGATGATGAGGTGTTGATGATTGTATCGGATGGAAACACAAAAAGCTGTTACTTCTATGGCTGTTCTAACGAATTTTCTGACGATCCGGCTGAGGGAGTCTTTCCAGGTTTTATTGTTCTGAAGGCAACCTCTTGGTCAATGGAGAAAGGGAAGTTTACTTGTGTGTTAAACTCAACGAATCATAAGTATACGAACCGTCCTGTTAATGCTGGTGTTGTAGAGGAGATTCCCAATGGATACAATCCCTGGCTGCAGATAAATGATTATTTCTGGAGTCAGATTGAGCTTGTTGGTACGTATAACAGTAAGAAAATCGAATTGGTTAATAAGACGTTATACCCAGAAGAAAAGAAGGTGTTTCGCAAGATTAGCTCATCAGAAATCAAGACTCTTTATAACAAGGATCTGTTGTCTGAAGCTCAGGCAGAGGCAAACTCGCAGGGTTATGTGTCTCCTGATGTATATCTTCCAGAATATGATGACGAGGAAGACGTTATTTTACTAGAAGAATAGAAAAGATATGCTTACATTTGAGATATAGCGTAAAGTGGAACTATCTCAACGTGGCGTACGGCATTGTCGGCTTTGGGGTCGATATAATCGAACTTGCCAAAATTCTCGAGCGAGCATCGTATGGCTTGTGATAGTTTCTTGTCGCGCATAAAGTCCCATAGACTCTTCATTCCACCTTGTACGCCAGATTTAACTTCGAGAGGCAGCACTTTCATGTCGCGCGAAAGCAGATAATCTATCTCGGCTAGCGAATTTTTTGCCTGACGAACCCAGTAAAATAGATCGTGATGGATATTAGGTGAAAGATAGTGTAGCACTTCCAATCCTGCAAGCATTTCGGCCATGGGTCCTTTGTTAACCAAATCTGCTGCAGTAGCAGTAAGGATATGTGTGGTGATTGTCGAAATATCGCCCATCGACATGTTTAACAGTCTCAACATCAGTCCTGTATCAA from the Prevotella sp. E15-22 genome contains:
- a CDS encoding aldo/keto reductase; translated protein: MRYTELGRTGMKISHLSFGASSLGSVFRETNEKESFEAVEAAIEGGINFIDVSPYYGHYKAETVLGKALRNIPRDKYYLSTKVGRYGKDGVNTWDYSAKRVTDSVYESMERLGIDFIDLINVHDIEFQAARPGGLQLVVDETLPALFELKDKGVVGHVGITDLQLENLKWVAERVPVESILNFCHYTLNDDALTDYLDFFEAKGIGIINASPLSMGLLSQRGVPAWHPAPKALVEACQKAAEHCNAKNYPIEKLAVQYSVSNPRIASTLFSSANPANVRRNIEWANEEPDWNLVKEVQEIIGDQQRVTWANS
- a CDS encoding zinc-binding alcohol dehydrogenase family protein, encoding MKAIQISHQQELNVIDIEKPQALAQGEVLLKLHYVGFCGSDINTFMGRNTMALNPVIPGHEVGAVIEAVGAGVPDNLKPGMVVTCNPYTNCGKCASCRNRRVNACQHNETLGVQRNGAMMEYIVLPWEKVITAGSLTPKVCALVEPMSVGFHAVSRAEVTDIDVVMVIGCGMVGMGAIVRSALRGATVIAADIDDEKLALAKKMGATYTINTKNEDAHQRLQEMTNGFGPDVVIEAVGSVPTYQMAINEVAFTGRVACIGYAKSEVSLQTKYFVQKELDIRGSRNALPSDFRAVIHYLENNECPIDTLITKVIKPEEALETMRWWSENPGKVFRILVEF
- the fucP gene encoding L-fucose:H+ symporter permease, producing MKKNQLALGLIFCLFFLWAISSNLLPTMIRQLMKTCELNTFEASFTESAYWLAYFICPIPIAMFMRRFSYRVGIVTGLLIAACGGLLFFPAAQVKSYGVYLCIFFVIATGMCFLETAANPYVTVLGDAETAPRRLNLAQSFNGLGAFISAMFLSKLVLSGNDFTRETIPADYPGGWEGFIQTETDAMKLPYLILALVLIAVAVMLIVVKLPKVGDESTDKKGKLIDFSTLKKPHLRWGVIAQFFYNGGQTAINSLFLVYCCTYAGIDEDTATTFFGLYMLAFLLGRWVGTLIMAKIEPTKMLTFYALANVVLCVVIMSFGGYVGLYAMLAVSFFMSIIYPTQFSLALHGLGEQTKSGSAFLVMAIVGNACVPQFTAYIMHQNETFYQVAYIVPLVCFAVCAFYGYKYKSLLKVNK
- a CDS encoding zeta toxin family protein, yielding MRNKTKLFLLVLLVLCQTIVSAAGLSSASNESVDSAKVVIKGKAAYQWVGEHLDSLADAYLTGSGNILDPDNVREGLRCIGYNGLNVTDYIMASRQIDSLVLIKLLNRAEAEHNKTIFFMMGSTGAGKSTSLRNNPKLKELVDRAGLVYDGAFISIPSFETRLRMVQERGFKVSVVFVHNDPETGFTNVINRMMRTNRSMSYHYYIYCYPHFRKRIAYLQEQHPDITLYCLDNSGNKGGVRVSIEEALKWDYTITEQMERKLYDIMQHFIDSGQLTPEQIKALTAQ